GAGCATAGCAAGTATTGCGCATAAGCGATGGCCATGGGTAATGTACCCGACCCTTCGTTACCTACAAATAATTGCGCGTGAGCAATTCGTCCATTATCAACACTCGTGGTTAAATGGTTTTTTATGTGATCTTGACCTAAAACATCTTTAAAAAGCATGAAACAAACCTACATAAAATTTAGATATTTTTTTGTAATTAATCTATGAATATCTGCTAAAACGGGTTGTATCTAGAGTGTGCATTTCTAGTTTTTAAAAATTATCGCTTCGCTACATCGTTTTCGTGAAAAAACACGTTTTAAATGGCTGTTTATTTAGTTACATTTGTGAATCAAATAGTTAAAAATTAAAACATATAAATAAAATGAAAACGCTTAACGATTTTAATTTCGAGAATAAAAAAGCATTAATTCGTGTAGATTTTAATGTGCCTTTAAATGATAAGTTTGAAGTTACTGATGCTACGAGAATTGTATCTGCAAAACCAACAATTATTAAAATTTTAGAAGATGGTGGAAGCTGTATTTTAATGTCTCATTTAGGTCGTCCAAAAGGTTTTCAAGATGAGTTTTCTTTAAAGCATATCGCTAATAAAGTGGAAGATGTTTTAGGTGTTGAAGTTAAAACTGTTGCCGATTGTATTGGTGCAGATGTTGAAGCTGCTGCTGCAAGCTTAGAGCCAGGACAAGTTTTGTTATTAGAAAACTTACGTTTTTATAAAGAGGAAACTGCGGGAGATAAAGATTTTGCTGAAAAACTATCTAGATTAGGTGATATTTATGTGAATGATGCTTTTGGTACAGCACACCGTGCGCATGCATCTACAACTATTATTGCTCAATTTTTTGAAGGTAAAAAATGTTTTGGTAGCTTATTAGCACAAGAAATAGAAAGTATTAATAAAGTAATGGAAACAGGAGAGAAGCCTGTTTTAGCTATTCTGGGTGGTGCAAAAGTATCGTCTAAAATTACTATTATCGAAAATATTTTGGATAAAGTAGATCACCTTATTATTGGTGGTGGTATGGCATTTACTTTTGTAAAAGCACAAGGTGGTAAAATTGGTAATTCTATTTGTGAGGACGATAAAATGCCTTTAGCTTTAGAGATATTAAAGTTAGCAAAAGAGAAAAATGTTCAAATTCATATTCCTGTAGATACTGTTGCTGCAGATGATTTTAGTAACGATGCTAATACACAAATTGTTGATATTAACGAAATTCCTGATGGTTGGGAAGGTGTAGATGCTGGACCAAAATCTAGAAAACAATTTCATGATGTTGTAATGCAATGTAAAACCATACTTTGGAACGGACCATTAGGTGTTTTTGAAATGGAAAGTTTCGCTGGTGGAACAATAGAATTAGGAAACTCTGTTGCTGAAGCTACTAAAAAAGGAGCGTTTTCTTTAGTTGGTGGTGGAGATTCTGTTGCTGCTGTTAAGCAATTTGGTTTTGAGCATAAAGTAAGTTACGTAAGTACTGGTGGTGGTGCTATGTTAGAAAGCTTAGAAGGAAAAACACTTCCTGGTATTGCAGCTATTTTAGAATAGGTAGTATATATTTTGAAAATATAAAAATCATCTTGGTTTTCTTTTTTATCTAAAGAAACTAAGATGATTTTTTTTGTGCGTTTTAGTTTCGTGTGAGCTAAATTTTGGTATATATTTTGTGGTAAGGTTTTAGTGCTGTTTTCAGAATTAAAAAGATGGTTTTGTAGTGTTTACGGACGTTTTAACCTGCTTTGTTTTTCCTGAATTAGAAAGTAATTAATATTTAGTTTTCTAATTCTCATAAAAAAACACGACTTTAGCCATAACATCGTTGAATAACGAACTGAACAGATTTTATGAATTTTCGATTTTATATAGTTTTATTTATCTTTAATATTAGCTTTTGTTATGCTCAAGAAGCCGATTCTACATTGGTGCAAGGCGTAAAAGTTAAAGATTCCCTTGTTCAGCAAACAGGCATGATGCAAGATTCTTTAATTGATAAAACGACACAAGGTGTTAAAGAAATCTTGGTTTTAAAAGATAGTTCGTCCTTCAAAACATTAAAAGATGATGCTTATGCGGCTAAAATTGACCAAAAGTGGCTTGAAGAACTTTACAGTAATGCCCTTTATGATACTATTTACAAGTCTGTAAGCGAGTTAAAGTATGATCCTGTTGATTATCCTGAATTATCTACAGATACTTTAAAAGCGCGCTTAAAAAGGCTTGATGCGCGTACACCATTTAATGTGGAATATAATCCATCGTTAGAAAGTGTTATAAAGTCGTATTTAAAGCATAGAAGGCGTCATTTACAAACATTAATTACGGCGAGTGCGTTTTATTTTCCTATGTTTGAGCGTGAGTTAGACAATCAAAATATTCCTTTAGAAATTAAATATTTGGCCATTGTGGAATCTGCATTAAAACCACGTGCAAAGTCTAGAGTTGGTGCTACTGGTTTGTGGCAGTTTATGTTTGCTACAGGAAAGCAATATGGCTTAGATGTTAGTAGTTATGTAGACGAGCGTAGCGACCCCATAAAATCGACAATAGCGGCTTCTAAATATTTATCAGATTTGTACCGTATTTTTGGTGATTGGGATTTAGCTTTAGCGGCTTATAATTCTGGTCCAGGAAACGTTTCTAAAGCTATTAGGCGCTCTGGAGGTTACAGGAATTATTGGAATATTCGACATAATTTACCACGTGAAACAGCAGGATATTTACCTGCTTTTTTAGCAAATATGTATATTTTTGAATATGCAAAAGAGCATGGCTTTACAAAGTATAAACCCGAAATTGCTTATTTTGAAACCGATACTATTCGTGTAAAACGCATGATTACTTTAGATCAAGTTTCGGAAGTTACAAGTGTGCCTATAGAAAAATTACAGTTTCTAAACCCTTCATATAAATTAGATGTTGTTCCTTTTGTAGAAGAAAAAAACTATAGTTTAAGGTTGCCAAATGATGTGATAGGAACCTTTGTAAATAATGAAGATTCTATTTATGCTTACGCTAAAGCGGAATTTGAAAAAAGAGAAAAACCATTACCGCAGTTTTTTGAGGCGGATGATAAAATTACCTATCGTGTAAAATCTGGCGATTATTTAGGTAAAATTTCTAGATTGTACGCCGTTAGAGTTAGCGATTTAAAACGCTGGAACGGGCTAAGGAGTAATAGCTTAAAAATAGGGCAGCGATTAACTATTTTTCCTAAAAAACCTCATACTTCAACTTCTAGTGCTCCAAAGGCAGCGGTTAAAATAAAGCCTATTACAGGCGAGGTTATTTACTATACAGTAAGCGATGGAGATTCGTTATGGAGTATTTCTCAAAAATTTCCTGAAGTTTCTGTTCAAGATATTAAAGAATGGAACGGTATTAGTGGTAGTAAATTAAAAATAGGTATGAAACTTAAAATAGCTAAACTTTAAAAAAACAATATATCATTATGCGAAAAATTATTTTTTCTGCCGTGGCTTTAATATTATTAGTGTCTTGTGGCGATAAGAAAACTTCAGATAAATCTATGTTACCAGATTCTTCTGGAAATATAAGTCATGTTTCGGTGGTTTTAGGCAACGATTTATGGGATGGAAGTGTAGGTGAAGCGATTAGAAATATACTAGGAACACCTATTTACGGGCTTCCGCAAGATGAGCCTATGTTTTCTGTAAGTCAGATTCCTGCTTCGGTTTTCTCTGGTTTTGTAACTAAAAACAGAACGATTTTAAAGATTGTTCCGAATAAAGAAGCCGGAATTAAATTTGTTGATGATGTGTATGCAAAGCCTCAAAAGGTGATTACGGTTTCTGGAAAAACAAGGGAAGAAATCATTAGTACGCTTAATGCAAATGCCGATAAAATTATTGAAACCTTCAGAGATGTTGAGCTTAAGGAGCGTTTACGCCAAATGAGTAAATCGAACCACACGCATACATCTATAGAAGAAAAGCTAGGATTAACTATTGATTTTCCTTCTATTTATAGAATAGCGAAGGAGAGTGATAATTTCTTTTGGGTAAGAAAAGAGATAACAACCGGAACCAATAATTTAATGATTTATACATTACCGTTCGATGCTATAACGCGGAATGATAGTGTGGTTAATCAAATTATAAAAGTAAGAGATTCTGTTGGTGAGTTATACATACGTGGAAGACAAGATGGAGAGTTAAAGGCAAACGGAGATAAAATAGAGTCTTATATGATCACTGAGAACGCTTATACGCCTTTTCATGGTGAAACTATTGTGGATAATAAACCAGCCATGGAAACTAAAGGTTTATGGGATTTAAAGGCCGATTTTATGGGCGGACCATTTATTAATTATGTTATTGAAGATAAAATTAATAAGCGTTGGGTAGTTATTGAAGGTTTTGCTTTCGCACCATCGGTAGAAAAGCGTAACTATATGCTAGAGCTCGAGGCTATTATTAGATCGGTTAAAATAAAATAAGCCTAAAAAACGGCATAAAAAAAGACCAACATTTTATAAAATGTTGGTCTTTTTTTTAAACTAAAATTAGTTTTATTTTTTTTTGTCGCTTGCTGTATCTTCTTCTTCTTTACTAGCGTCCTTAAATTCTTTAATTCCACTACCAAGTCCGCGCATTAATTCAGGTATTTTTTTACCTCCAAATAAAAGTAAAATAGCCACTACAATTAAAATAATTTGTGGAGCCCCAATCATTCCTAAAAATATGTTTGATAATATCATAACTTTCAATTTTGTTTTGCAAAGTTAATAATTAAACTTAAATAACATCGTTTTAAACATAACTTTAGCATTTTGTCAAACCCGTATTTAAATAGTTGAATTTGTAATTACTTAATAAATTCTATTTATTTTTGTTTTAACATGAAAGAAAAAAAGAAAAAACCAAAGAAAATAAAACGCAAACTGCTTGATAGGTATAAGCTTGTTATACTTAACGAAAACACGTTTGAGGAGCGTTTATCGCTTAATTTAACGCGTTTAAATGTGTTTGTTTTAATATCGGTGTCTGCTATATTTTTAGTGGCGGCAACCTATGCTTTAATTGCATTTACACCACTTAGGGAGTATATTCCTGGTTATTCTTCAACAGCATTAAAAAGAAAAGCTACCGAATTGAATTATAAAACGGATTCTTTGCAGAAATCAATTTCTGTAAACGAGCTGTATTATGCATCGATTAAAAAGGTTTTAAAAGGCGATTTAAGTCCAGAAAATTTTAATAAAGATTCCATTATTCAAGCCGTTCAATTAGAAGCTAGTGAGGTCGATTTAAATCCATCTTCAGCTGATTCTTTACTTCGTGAAAAGGTGGATAAGGAAGATAAATATAATTTGTTCGAGTCGGCAACATCGGCAACTAACTTTATATTATTCCCTCCAGCAAGTGGAACCATTAGTGCTTCCTACAATATAAAAGAAAAGCATTATGCAGTAGACATTGTAGTGGCGAAAGATACACCAATTAAGGCTACAGCTGATGGTATTGTCATTTTTGCCGAATGGACGGCTAGTACAGGTTATGTGGCGATAATAGAGCACAGTTATGGTTTAATATCGGTATATAAGCACAATGCGAGCTTAACAAAAGCACAAGGCGATTTGGTAAAAGCAGGAGAGGTTATTGCTACTGCAGGAAATACAGGCGATTTATCTACTGGCCCACATTTACATTTTGAGCTTTGGAATGATGGATACCCTATTAACCCAACAAATTTTATAGATTTTAAATAATATGTTCAGTTTAAACTAGGTTTTGAATCTTTTGGTTTGTATGCTGTTTTCTTTTATTTAAATTTAAAAAAAAAGAACGTTTTAAAAAGTTTTTTAATTTTCAGTTAAACTAATTAAAATATTCAATTTTGCCTTTTAAAAAAGCGGTATTTACGGAAATAAGATAATGGTAGAAGCATTAGATATTAAGGTTGAATTTTATAAAAGAAACCAAAATATTTTTGCTAAATTACGATACTCAAATAGTTCGAAAAATTTAGCTGTATTTTATCAAATTTAGCTGACGAGCGTGATAGTTTAATTATTAATTGGTTTAAAACGCATTCAAAATAAATATGTTTTCATTAAAAGCTGCATTAGCAAAACCCTTTGCAAAACGTGTTTTTAAATCCATTCAAAAATGGAGTAATAACCCTGTGGAAACTCAAGAAAAGGTATTTCGTGAGTTAATTACAAAAGCTACGGTAACTCAATTTGGTAAGGATCATGATTTTATTAGTATAAACTCGCATACCGATTTTGTAAAACGCGTTCCTGTTCGAGATTACGAAGCCTTAAAACCTTATGTAGAACGAGTAGTTGCTGGTGAAAAAGATATTCTTTGGACAGGAAAACCGCTATACTTTGCAAAAACCTCAGGAACAACCTCTGGTGCAAAATATATTCCTATTACCAAAGAAAGTATGCCGAGCCATGTAGAGGCGGCTCGAAATGCGATTTTAATGTATATTCACGAAACTGGCAATGCTAAGTTTGTAGACGGAAAAATGATTTTTTTACAAGGAAGTCCTATTTTAAAAGAACAAAACGGAGTGCAATTAGGACGTCTTTCAGGTATTGTGGCGCATTATGTGCCTAAATATCTTCAGAAAAACAGATTACCATCTTTAGAAACTAATTGTATTGACGATTGGGAAACTAAGGTCGATGCTATAGTGGAAGAAACACTGCCGGAGGATATGACTATTATTTCTGGAATTCCATCTTGGGTACAAATGTATTTTGAGAAGCTTCAGGAAAAAACTGGTAAAAAAGTTGGCGATATTTTTAAAAATTTCAACTTATTTATTTTCGGAGGAGTTAATTACGAACCTTATCGTGCTAAATTTGAAAACCTTATCGGAAGAAAAGTAGATAGTATTGAACTCTATCCGGCAAGCGAGGGTTTTTTCGCTTTTCAAGATAAACAGAATGAAAAAGGCATGTTGCTTCAATTAAATTCTGGCATATTTTACGAGTTTATAAAAGCCGATGAGTTTTTTAATGATAACCCAAAACGAATTACTATTGGTGCTGTTGAGGTTGGTGTAAATTATGTGATGATTATTTCGTCTAACGCTGGGCTTTGGGCTTATAATATTGGGGATACTGTGGAGTTTACTTCAGTAAAACCATATCGTGTTATTGTTTCGGGGCGTATAAAACATTTTATCTCGGCCTTCGGAGAGCACGTAATTGGTAAAGAAGTAGAGCAGGCCATGCAAGAAGCGACGGAAAATACAGATATTCGTGTTTCAGAATTTACTGTAGCACCACAAATTAATCCTTCGGAAGGATTGCCCTATCATGAATGGTTTGTAGAATTTGAAAATAACCCTGAAGACCTTTCCGCTTTAGCGAAAAAAATAGACCAGTCTTTACAAACCCAAAATAGTTATTATTTCGACCTAATAAAAGGCAAGGTTTTACAGCCTTTAAAAATTACAAAAGTTGAGAAAGATGGATTTCAAAATTATATGAAGTCTATTGGTAAATTGGGCGGACAGAACAAAATACCAAGGCTTTCAAACGACCGTAAAATAGTTGATTTATTACGGTAAGAAAATTAATTAAAATAGTATTACCTTTGACCCACCAAATTAAATTATGAGTAATAAAAAACATCACGAAAGAACGAGAGCTCAGGAGAGTTCGAATGCTATTGAGCGCTTGTATATTACTATGCGCCACTTATTTAATCGCGGTTTCTATAAACCTATGGGGATTTCTGGTGAAACACTAAGGAGCTCTCTACTTTTATTGAGACCAGAAATTTATGGTTCTATTGGCGACGAAAAAGCCGAACTTGAAGGTTTACTTTACGTAATTGATAGATTACCAATTGGTATTGAAGAGTGCATGTTTATCAATTTAACCAGTGATGAAGGTTATGGAGATTCGCATTTTGAACCTATAATTCCACCAAAAAGACGTCGTAATTGCTACCGTATTGATGATGAGCAAATGAATATCGAAATTACACGCGGTCGCTCTGAAATTTACGATATTTTAACGCATCTTACTTTTCTGTTTGTAGAGTCTCATAAAATTAGCACGCGTGTATTAATTAACGATGAAGGAGACACAACGCGCGATTGGATAAAACTAGAAAATGCTGTTTTATCTAAAAAGAAATTTACACAAGAAGAACGTGAAGTTGCTATTACACATACTGCAAATATTTTAGGCAGAACTTTTAAAGAAATTACAGATGTATATAGCGCATTTGCTACGGCTTCGCAGCCAGAGCGTTTGTTGCATATTGTGTATTGGTTAGGTAAATTGGCGATAGAAGAATTGGTTGGTAATAATAAACGAACTATTACGTTTAGCCCGGTTTTAAGAGAACGTATCGGTCATCATATCCATGGTGAAATATGGTCGAATACCATTAAGGAAACATTACATAAAAATAATTTATTAGAAAGACCAATTCATATTATAAGTGCAAACATGCATAGTGTTATGAATACGCTTTTTGCTCCAAATGCTTTAAAACCTATTGTAGCTAAAAAAGATATATTTGAAGTTTACGAGTCTTTAAGTCATAAAGAAAACGAGAGCTTACGCAATAAAATTTCTAAAGAAGCGTTGCAAAAAGGGATGTTTTATATTAAAGATACATCGGGAGCAAACATTGATGTGCAAATATTTGACACCAGTAAAATTGATAACTCTAAGTTAGATATTAAAGCTTCTGAAACCGTTTTAAAAGAAAAGAAGCCCGTAATTATAGTAATGGACTATGCTTTTGGAGAGCAAGCTTACGAAACGATAGACGAGCTTTTGAAGCCCTATAAACCTAAAGGGAAAGAGAAAGTACATATGAATGTAGAATCTCTATCCATAATGGGTAAAGCAGGTATTTTAGAAGGTGGTAAAGGTGATATTATGATACCATCGGCACATATTTTTGAAGGTACAGCAGATAACTATCCTTTTGATAACGAATTAAAGCGTGAAGATTTAGAAGGGAAGGGTGTAAATGTTTATGATGGTTCTATGATAACCGTTTTAGGAACATCGCTTCAAAATAAAGATATTTTGAAATTCTTTTACAATTCCACATGGAACGTGATTGGATTAGAAATGGAAGGTGCACATTACCAAAAAGCCATACAAGCAGCATCTAAAGTACGTGGAAGTATAAGTCCAGATGTAAAAGTGCGTTATGCATATTACGCTAGTGATAACCCGCTAGAAACAGGAGCAACATTAGCCTCTGGAGGTTTAGGTGCCTCTGGAGTAAGACCAACATATTTAATTACAAGAACCATATTAGAACAAATATTAAATTAAAATTATGAGTAAAGAGTTACCACAACCGCAACAATCTGAAGAGGTAGATTTAGGGCAGTTATTTAAACTTATAGGAAATGCTTTTGATAGACTTTTTAAGTTTATTGGAGGGTTTTTTACAAAGATATTTGAATTATTTATAGGTGTTCTATCTCATTTTTTTAAAAGAAAAATTTGGTATGCTTCGGTTGTTATAATTGGTTTTGCAGTAGGTATCTTTATGGATTCAACGTCTGATAAAACTTATGGAGCAAATATGTTTATCGAGACTAATTTTAATTCCGCTAGGCAGGTTTACGAAAATATTCAAGAATTTCATCAATTAGCCAATAAAGATAAAGATTTTGTAGAGCTTTCTAAGCGATTAAATATCACTGAAGAGGAAGCGAAAACATTAAAAGGGTTTTATATTCAACCTGATGCAGATGAAAATTTTATGGTAGAGAAATATTCAGGCTTTTATAAAAAATTAGATTCTACTTCAAGATTGGAGATGAATTATGAACGGTTTAAAGAATCTTTATCATCTTATGATTTTAGAATCCATCTAATCGGTGTAGCAACAACAAATAAAAAGATTTATAAGAGTATAGAGGAAGCTTTTGTTAAAGAAATATCTCGTAATACTTATTTAGAAGAAATTGTTGAGGTTAATCTTGAAAACTTAAATAAAAAAGATGATGCTCTTTTAGTGCAGATACAAAAAACAGACTCGTTAGTAAAAGAATATTTAAGCATAAGAATAAACGAATCTGAAAAAGAGAATTTGACAGGTTCTGGGACAAATTTATATATGGGTAGTACGGAATCTGGAAGTTTAATTATGGATGAATCCGTGATTATAGAAAAACGTCTTGATCTGGAGGCTCAAAGAAGAATGATTAATAAGGATAAGGTTGAGCAAAAAAATGTTATTAATGTGATAGCTAATTTTCCTACTACTGGTTATGATATTAGTAATTGGTATGAGAAGAAGAAATTTCTAATACCTTTAGTTTTATTTTTATTAACTTTTTCCGTTTTTATTATTATTGGTTTAGGACAATACTTAAAAAACAAAGAGGGTAATAGTTAAGGGTTTCTTGTGCTATTTAAATTAGTGTTTATAATGTTAAAATAAATTCTGTTAAAAATTATGAAGCCTAAGTCTATTTTAATAACGGGAGGAGCAGGATTTATAGGTTCTCATGTTGTTAAATTATATGTGCAAAAATATCCTCATTATAAAATTGTTAATTTGGATGCACTCACATACGCAGGTAATTTAGAAAACCTAAAAGAAATTGAATTAAAGGATAATTATAATTTTATAAAAGGAGATATTACCGAAGAGGTTTTTGTGAATGAGCTCTTTAAGAAATATCTATTTGATAAAGTAATTCATTTAGCTGCGGAGTCTCACGTAGATAGGTCTATAGAAGACCCTTTATCTTTTGTTAAAACAAATGTTATAGGGACTTTAAACTTGTTGAATGCTTTTAAAGATACTTGGGAGAATAATTTTGATAATAAGCTTTTTTATCATGTAAGTACCGATGAGGTTTATGGTAGTTTAGGTGAAACAGGCTTATTTGATGAAAAAACGGCATATAATCCAAATTCTCCTTATTCAGCCTCTAAGGCGAGTTCAGATCATTTTGTTAGAGCGTATGGAGAAACATATGGGATGCCATATATTATTACAAATTGCTCTAATAATTATGGGGAGAATCAGTTTCCAGAGAAGTTAATCCCTTTGTTCATAAATAATGTAATTAACAATAAGCCATTACCTGTCTATGGAGATGGAAATTACACTAGAGATTGGCTTTATGTACAAGATCATGTAGAAGCTATTGATGTAGTTTTTCATAAAGGAAGGAATAAAGAAACATATAATATTGGAGGCTTTAATGAGTGGAGGAATATTGATTTGGTAAAATTGCTATGTAGGCAATTAGATAAAAAATTAAATAGAAAGAAAGGGAGTTCGGAAAACTTAATAACTTATGTCAAAGATCGTCCGGGTCATGATTTACGATATGCTATTGATGCTTTAAAAATTAAAAATGAATTAGATTGGACGCCTTCTGTAACATTTGAAGAAGGTTTAAGTAAAACCATAGATTGGTATTTAAATAACCCAAAATGGTTGGAGAATGTAACTAGCGGAGCTTATCAATTATACTACGAAAAACAGTATAATTAAAATATTATAAAATGAAAGGAATTATATTGGCGGGTGGATCCGGTACAAGACTCCACCCATTAACATTATCTATAAGTAAGCAGTTGATGCCTGTTTATGATAAGCCAATGATATATTATCCTTTATCTACACTTATTTATGCTGGTATTAAGGAGATATTAATTATTTCTACGCCTAAAGATTTACCATTATTTCAAGATTTATTGGGAGATGGAACTAAGTACGGATGCCGTTTTGAATATGCAGCACAAGAGAAGCCTAACGGATTAGCGGAAGCCTTTATTATTGGTTCCGATTTTATTGGTAAAGATAAAGTGGCTCTAATTTTGGGCGACAATATATTTTACGGAACAGGTTTAGCAAAATTGTTACAAGCAAATAATGAGCCTAACGGTGGTATTATATATGCCTATAGGGTTCAAGATCCTGAGCGATATGGTGTTGTAGAATTTGATGAAGATGGTCATGCCATCTCTATTGAAGAAAAACCAGAATCTCCTAAGTCTAATTTTGCTGTTCCAGGTATTTATTTTTATGATAACTCGGTGGTTGAAATTGCAAAAAAATTAAGTCCTAGTAAAAGAGGAGAATTAGAGATTACAGATATTAATAAGGTTTATTTAAACCAAGGAAATCTTCATGTAAGTATTTTAGATAGGGGTACGGCTTGGTTAGATACAGGTACTTTTCAGTCACTTATGCAGGCAGCTCAGTTTGTTGAGGTTATAGAAGAACGTCAAGGTTTAAAAATAGGAGCTATTGAGGGAGCCGCTTTTGAAATGGGTCTTATTAATGAAGAAGAATTAAAAGTTTTAGCTGAGCCTTTACTGAAAAGTGGTTATGGTAAAAACCTACTAGGTTTATTGAAAAAGGAATAATGACTGTAAAAGAAACCGAATTAAACGATTGTTTTATATTGGAACCTAAAGTGTTTTTAGATAAAAGAGGTTGTTTTATAGAAAGTTATAACAAAAGGATATTTGATGAACTTACTGGACAAAAGATTGATTTTGTTCAGGACAACGAATCGTTTTCTAAAAGAGGCGTTCTAAGAGGTCTTCATTTTCAAAAAGGAAAACATGCTCAAGCTAAGCTTGTAAGAGTGATTACAGGGAGTGTTTTAGATGTTGTGGTTGATTTAAGAGAAGAGTCTAATACTTTTGGAAAGCATTTTTCAATCGAATTATCTGAAGATAATAAAAAACAGTTATTTATTCCAAGAGGTTTCGCTCATGGATTTGTTGTTTTAAGTGATGCCGTCCTTTTTACATATAAATGTGATAATTTTTATAATAAGGAATCCGAATCTGGGATTATTTATAACGACAAGGTTTTAAATATTGATTGGAAACTTTCAGAGAATGAAATTGTTGTTTCGGAGAAAGATTTGATTTTACCAACCTTTAATGATTTATTCAAATAATTATGCGAGTATTAGTCACGGGATCTACAGGTCAGTTAGGTAAAACCATAGAAGAATTATATTTAAACAACAATGAAGGCATTGAATTTATATTCACTTCTAAA
The window above is part of the Algibacter sp. L3A6 genome. Proteins encoded here:
- a CDS encoding GH3 auxin-responsive promoter family protein, whose amino-acid sequence is MFSLKAALAKPFAKRVFKSIQKWSNNPVETQEKVFRELITKATVTQFGKDHDFISINSHTDFVKRVPVRDYEALKPYVERVVAGEKDILWTGKPLYFAKTSGTTSGAKYIPITKESMPSHVEAARNAILMYIHETGNAKFVDGKMIFLQGSPILKEQNGVQLGRLSGIVAHYVPKYLQKNRLPSLETNCIDDWETKVDAIVEETLPEDMTIISGIPSWVQMYFEKLQEKTGKKVGDIFKNFNLFIFGGVNYEPYRAKFENLIGRKVDSIELYPASEGFFAFQDKQNEKGMLLQLNSGIFYEFIKADEFFNDNPKRITIGAVEVGVNYVMIISSNAGLWAYNIGDTVEFTSVKPYRVIVSGRIKHFISAFGEHVIGKEVEQAMQEATENTDIRVSEFTVAPQINPSEGLPYHEWFVEFENNPEDLSALAKKIDQSLQTQNSYYFDLIKGKVLQPLKITKVEKDGFQNYMKSIGKLGGQNKIPRLSNDRKIVDLLR
- a CDS encoding DUF4837 family protein, with translation MRKIIFSAVALILLVSCGDKKTSDKSMLPDSSGNISHVSVVLGNDLWDGSVGEAIRNILGTPIYGLPQDEPMFSVSQIPASVFSGFVTKNRTILKIVPNKEAGIKFVDDVYAKPQKVITVSGKTREEIISTLNANADKIIETFRDVELKERLRQMSKSNHTHTSIEEKLGLTIDFPSIYRIAKESDNFFWVRKEITTGTNNLMIYTLPFDAITRNDSVVNQIIKVRDSVGELYIRGRQDGELKANGDKIESYMITENAYTPFHGETIVDNKPAMETKGLWDLKADFMGGPFINYVIEDKINKRWVVIEGFAFAPSVEKRNYMLELEAIIRSVKIK
- a CDS encoding twin-arginine translocase TatA/TatE family subunit produces the protein MILSNIFLGMIGAPQIILIVVAILLLFGGKKIPELMRGLGSGIKEFKDASKEEEDTASDKKK
- a CDS encoding lytic transglycosylase domain-containing protein yields the protein MNFRFYIVLFIFNISFCYAQEADSTLVQGVKVKDSLVQQTGMMQDSLIDKTTQGVKEILVLKDSSSFKTLKDDAYAAKIDQKWLEELYSNALYDTIYKSVSELKYDPVDYPELSTDTLKARLKRLDARTPFNVEYNPSLESVIKSYLKHRRRHLQTLITASAFYFPMFERELDNQNIPLEIKYLAIVESALKPRAKSRVGATGLWQFMFATGKQYGLDVSSYVDERSDPIKSTIAASKYLSDLYRIFGDWDLALAAYNSGPGNVSKAIRRSGGYRNYWNIRHNLPRETAGYLPAFLANMYIFEYAKEHGFTKYKPEIAYFETDTIRVKRMITLDQVSEVTSVPIEKLQFLNPSYKLDVVPFVEEKNYSLRLPNDVIGTFVNNEDSIYAYAKAEFEKREKPLPQFFEADDKITYRVKSGDYLGKISRLYAVRVSDLKRWNGLRSNSLKIGQRLTIFPKKPHTSTSSAPKAAVKIKPITGEVIYYTVSDGDSLWSISQKFPEVSVQDIKEWNGISGSKLKIGMKLKIAKL
- a CDS encoding DUF6909 family protein, which gives rise to MSNKKHHERTRAQESSNAIERLYITMRHLFNRGFYKPMGISGETLRSSLLLLRPEIYGSIGDEKAELEGLLYVIDRLPIGIEECMFINLTSDEGYGDSHFEPIIPPKRRRNCYRIDDEQMNIEITRGRSEIYDILTHLTFLFVESHKISTRVLINDEGDTTRDWIKLENAVLSKKKFTQEEREVAITHTANILGRTFKEITDVYSAFATASQPERLLHIVYWLGKLAIEELVGNNKRTITFSPVLRERIGHHIHGEIWSNTIKETLHKNNLLERPIHIISANMHSVMNTLFAPNALKPIVAKKDIFEVYESLSHKENESLRNKISKEALQKGMFYIKDTSGANIDVQIFDTSKIDNSKLDIKASETVLKEKKPVIIVMDYAFGEQAYETIDELLKPYKPKGKEKVHMNVESLSIMGKAGILEGGKGDIMIPSAHIFEGTADNYPFDNELKREDLEGKGVNVYDGSMITVLGTSLQNKDILKFFYNSTWNVIGLEMEGAHYQKAIQAASKVRGSISPDVKVRYAYYASDNPLETGATLASGGLGASGVRPTYLITRTILEQILN
- a CDS encoding M23 family metallopeptidase; protein product: MKEKKKKPKKIKRKLLDRYKLVILNENTFEERLSLNLTRLNVFVLISVSAIFLVAATYALIAFTPLREYIPGYSSTALKRKATELNYKTDSLQKSISVNELYYASIKKVLKGDLSPENFNKDSIIQAVQLEASEVDLNPSSADSLLREKVDKEDKYNLFESATSATNFILFPPASGTISASYNIKEKHYAVDIVVAKDTPIKATADGIVIFAEWTASTGYVAIIEHSYGLISVYKHNASLTKAQGDLVKAGEVIATAGNTGDLSTGPHLHFELWNDGYPINPTNFIDFK
- a CDS encoding phosphoglycerate kinase; protein product: MKTLNDFNFENKKALIRVDFNVPLNDKFEVTDATRIVSAKPTIIKILEDGGSCILMSHLGRPKGFQDEFSLKHIANKVEDVLGVEVKTVADCIGADVEAAAASLEPGQVLLLENLRFYKEETAGDKDFAEKLSRLGDIYVNDAFGTAHRAHASTTIIAQFFEGKKCFGSLLAQEIESINKVMETGEKPVLAILGGAKVSSKITIIENILDKVDHLIIGGGMAFTFVKAQGGKIGNSICEDDKMPLALEILKLAKEKNVQIHIPVDTVAADDFSNDANTQIVDINEIPDGWEGVDAGPKSRKQFHDVVMQCKTILWNGPLGVFEMESFAGGTIELGNSVAEATKKGAFSLVGGGDSVAAVKQFGFEHKVSYVSTGGGAMLESLEGKTLPGIAAILE